AACGGCGGACGCACCGCCAGCGCCACGGCCAGGCCCAAGGCCAACACCGACGCGGCAATCCCGCTTTCCAGCGCTGGCAGGTCAATGCCTTCGAAACCCAGCAAGCCGCCGATCAACATGGTGCCGACGAAGGTGCACGGCAGTGCCCAGCGTGCCGCGCCTTTTTGCTGCGCAGCCCACAAACCCACGGCGATCATCGCCAACAAGTGATCCAGACCGCCGATGGGGTGGCTGATCCCCGCGATCAGACCGTTATCGCCATGCCCGGGGTGAGCGAAGGCCAGGGCCGGGACCAGCAACAGGGCGAGAGCGCCGAAGGCTTTGGTGTAATTCATTGAAAGGCTTCCTTGATGAAGTGGATTCACGCGGCTTCGGTCAGCAGACCCTGGCGCTCGATAAAGGCAATGATCTGTTCCAGACCGACGCCGGTTTTCTGGTTACTGAAGACGAACGGCTTTTCGCCACGCATCTTTTTCGTATCGCGGTCCATCATCTCCAGCGACGCGCCAACCAGCGGTGCCAGGTCGATCTTGTTGATCACCAGCAGGTCGGATTTGCATATCCCTGGGCCGCCTTTGCGTGGCAGCTTGTCGCCGGCGGAAACGTCGATCACGTAAATGGTCAGGTCCGACAGTTCCGGGCTGAACGTCGCCGAAAGGTTGTCGCCACCGGATTCGACGATGATCAGATCCAGGCCTGGAAAGCGTCGGTTGAGCTGATCCACCGCTTCCAGATTGATCGAGGCGTCTTCGCGAATCGCCGTGTGCGGGCAGCCGCCGGTTTCCACGCCGATGATCCGCTCGGGCGCCAAGGCTTCATTGCGCACCAGAAAGTCAGCGTCTTCGCGGGTGTAGATATCGTTGGTGACCACCGCCAGGTTGTAGCGCTCGCGCAGGGCCAGGCACAACGCCAGAGTCAGGGCGGTCTTGCCGGACCCGACCGGGCCACCGATGCCGACGCGCAGAGGTTGGCTGTTCATTGAGTTCTCCGTTGAGCTCTATTCGATAAAAATTCAGGACCGAAACAGTCGGCTGTATTGACGTTCGTGGGCCATGCTCGCCAGCGCCACGCCAAACGGCGCGCTGCCGATGTGCTGTAAATCAACGCTCGTGGCCTGTTGTTGCGCCTGTTGCAGCAACGGCAGCAACTCGCTGGTCAGGCGCTGCGCGGCTTGCTGGCCCAGCGGCAAGGTCTTCATCAGCACTGCCAACTGGTTTTCCAGCCAGCTCCAGAGCCAGGCGGCCAGCGCATCCTGCGGGCTGATCTGCCAGGCGCGCGCGGCCAGCGCCCAGCCCAGGGCCAGATGTGGTTCTTCAGTCTGTTCAAGAAATTTGCGGGCGGGCGGGTCCAACTCAGGCAAGCCGTTGAGCAATTGCTGCAGGGAATAGCCCATCTGCCGGCTTTCCTGATGCAGTTCGCGGGTTTCCCGGCTGGCGCGATGTTCGTGGCTCAATTGCAGCAACTGGCACCAGTCGTCTTCGGCGGCAGCGTTGCAATGGGCGAGCAGCAGCGGTGCTTCGAAACGGGCGAGGTTGAGCAGCAGTTGGTCGCTGATCCAGCGGCGTGCGCTGGGAGAATCCTTGACCAACGCCTGTTCCACGGCCATTTCCAGACCTTGGGAGTAGCTGTAACCGCCAATCGGCAATTGCGGACTGGCCAGACGCAGCAGCGCCCAGGCGCTGTTCACGTGCGTACGCCAAATTGGTGCAGGCGCGGTGGATAGTTGAAGTCTTCTTCGCCCGCGCGGGAATGGTGATGACCGCCGCCGTAAGCGCCGTGCTCTGGGGAAAACGGCGCTTCGATGGATTCGGTGGTAGCGCCCAGCTGATCGAGCATCGCTTTGAGCACGTAGTCGTCGAGCAAGCGCAGCCAGCCGTCGCCCACTTGCAGCGCCACGTGGCGGTTACCCAAATGGTAAGCCGCACGGGTCAGCTCAAAGGCGCTGCTGCAGGTCACGTGCATCAGTTGTTCCGGGCGAGCGCAGACGCGAACGATGCGGCCGTCTTCGGCTTGCAGACACTCGCCATCACGCAACGGTGGTTGCCCGCGCTCGAGGAACAACCCGACATCTTCGCCTTCGGCACTGAAGCAGCGCAGCCGGCTTTTGCTGCGCGCTTCGAAATTCAAATGCAGCTCTGCGGCCCATTCGGCTTGAG
This genomic window from Pseudomonas sp. G.S.17 contains:
- the ureE gene encoding urease accessory protein UreE, coding for MLVIHRRIEPQAEWAAELHLNFEARSKSRLRCFSAEGEDVGLFLERGQPPLRDGECLQAEDGRIVRVCARPEQLMHVTCSSAFELTRAAYHLGNRHVALQVGDGWLRLLDDYVLKAMLDQLGATTESIEAPFSPEHGAYGGGHHHSRAGEEDFNYPPRLHQFGVRT
- the ureG gene encoding urease accessory protein UreG; the protein is MNSQPLRVGIGGPVGSGKTALTLALCLALRERYNLAVVTNDIYTREDADFLVRNEALAPERIIGVETGGCPHTAIREDASINLEAVDQLNRRFPGLDLIIVESGGDNLSATFSPELSDLTIYVIDVSAGDKLPRKGGPGICKSDLLVINKIDLAPLVGASLEMMDRDTKKMRGEKPFVFSNQKTGVGLEQIIAFIERQGLLTEAA
- a CDS encoding HupE/UreJ family protein — encoded protein: MNYTKAFGALALLLVPALAFAHPGHGDNGLIAGISHPIGGLDHLLAMIAVGLWAAQQKGAARWALPCTFVGTMLIGGLLGFEGIDLPALESGIAASVLALGLAVALAVRPPLFMAVGATALFALFHGVAHGLELPEMSSPWAYATGFVAATAALHAAGYAAVRFLPTAAAPLVRVAGALSAAAGVWLLAA
- a CDS encoding urease accessory protein UreF, translated to MNSAWALLRLASPQLPIGGYSYSQGLEMAVEQALVKDSPSARRWISDQLLLNLARFEAPLLLAHCNAAAEDDWCQLLQLSHEHRASRETRELHQESRQMGYSLQQLLNGLPELDPPARKFLEQTEEPHLALGWALAARAWQISPQDALAAWLWSWLENQLAVLMKTLPLGQQAAQRLTSELLPLLQQAQQQATSVDLQHIGSAPFGVALASMAHERQYSRLFRS